From the Kitasatospora viridis genome, one window contains:
- a CDS encoding GNAT family N-acetyltransferase produces MAADLHFRPATGTDIPALLELVESAYRGEASKAGWTTEADLLDGQRTDPESLAATLAQPETVVLLAERDGQLLACCTVERRLPGAYFGMFSVRPSLQGGGVGRAVLAEAERWVRAEWAATELEMTVIVQRAELIAWYERRGFRRTGELSPFPYGDDRFGKPKRPDLAFEKLVKAL; encoded by the coding sequence ATGGCCGCCGACCTGCACTTCCGCCCCGCCACCGGTACCGACATACCCGCCCTGCTGGAGCTGGTCGAGTCGGCCTACCGGGGCGAGGCCAGCAAGGCCGGCTGGACCACCGAGGCCGACCTGCTGGACGGCCAGCGCACCGACCCCGAGTCGCTGGCCGCCACCCTGGCCCAGCCGGAGACGGTGGTGCTGCTGGCCGAGCGGGACGGGCAGCTGCTCGCCTGCTGCACCGTGGAGCGCCGACTGCCCGGCGCCTACTTCGGCATGTTCTCGGTCCGCCCCTCGCTGCAGGGCGGCGGGGTCGGCCGGGCGGTGCTGGCCGAGGCCGAGCGCTGGGTGCGGGCCGAGTGGGCCGCCACCGAGCTGGAGATGACGGTGATCGTGCAGCGCGCGGAGCTGATCGCCTGGTACGAGCGGCGCGGCTTCCGGCGCACCGGCGAGCTCTCCCCGTTCCCGTACGGCGACGACCGGTTCGGCAAGCCGAAGCGCCCCGACCTGGCCTTCGAGAAGCTGGTCAAGGCGCTCTGA